The stretch of DNA GCATGGGCGAGCGGAACGGCCTGTCGGTCGGTATCCTGGTCGGGTCGATTCTCGGGATGGTTATGGTGCTGATTGCGGGTGCTCAGGACTTTGCTTATGGACCAGGCATTTATATCCCGCCAGTTCTCGGTCTTGGTGTTGGTTTGATTGACGGGCTTGGAACAACGCGCTTCCAGACGTATCGGGAAGCGAGCCTTGAGTCGTTGATGATGTGTGTTTTGCTTGCTTTTGGCGTGTTGCCAGCACTGGGGCTGTTTGGTTTAATTGTGCCTCTTGCGCTCATGCCAACAATGGCACTTATCGCGGGCTTCTTCAGTCGCAATCTCGACGGGCGGCGCTATTCCCGACCGCCGGTTTTGCTGATTATCGGTACCTTCGCCCTATATGCCGCGCTCATTATTGGAGACTGGCAGTTTAACGATGAAGGGCCTCCTCTGCATGGGGTCGTCTTGTTCGTCTCAGTGTCGCAGTTGGGGATACCAATCGCTTTTTTTCTTTCTGGTCGCGCCATCGCTATTTGGATGCAGCCACGGCTCCGCGTATATGTGCAACTCGCTGATTATCTCCGCGTGATGTGGGTGCCAATCGGGGGTTTTGCGATTGGTTATCTCACTATTATCATTCTGTTCGCCGGGTTTTATGGTACGCTGGAGCGATTTATCCCCGGTTCTTTCACTGGCGGTAGCGATACCGGTATTGAAGACTGGGCGGCTTTCTCGTTTTTCAGGGCACTTACCATAGACTATACTTCTATTGTTCCGGTCTCGTCCGCCGCGTGGGTACTCGTGAGTGCCCAGATGATTTTGTCGGTCGGATGGGCGCTCGTCGTATTCGCGGCTGTGATGTCGTCTATCCAGCCGCAGCTCGAACGGATCGCGCGACGAAACTCAGAGCGGGATGGGGATTGAATGTTCTCTAATACTTTTCTCCATACTTTTCGATCAGGTCTTCATTCCATTCGATGCCGAGGCCGGGTGTGTCGTCCACAATGACATGTCCGTCTCGAAACTCTAAATCGCCGACCATATCTGTGCTGAAGTTTCGCAGGTAATTTTCCACTACCAGTCCATTATCTACTGCGGCGACCAAGACGCAGCCCAGAGCACCCTGTCCATGTGGGGCCATTTGCAGGTGATGGGCGCTGGCCAGGGCCGCAATTTTCATCCATTCACTGATTCCGCCGCAGTTGTTTGGATCGGCCTGGACAATGCGTACACCGCCGCGTTCGATCAGGTCGCGAAATCCCCAGCGCGTGGCTTCGTTTTCTCCACTGGCAACTGGATAGTCCAGTGCCCCGGCGACGAGTGCCGAGCCTTCGAGATCGTCCGGGCGCACGGGTTCTTCATACCAGTAGGGATCGTAGGGTTCGATCATGCGTCCGAATCGAATTGCGGTATGCGCGTCCCAGGCATTGTTCGCGTCGATCATCAGGGCGATGTCGTCGCCTATGGCTTTGCGTACGGCGCGGACCCGCTCTGCGTCTTCTTTCAATGTGACGCCCGGCCATCCCACTTTCATTTTTACCGCTTGAAATCCCTGACTTACATAGGTTGTCATTTCTTCGCAGAGTTCTGGTATTCCCTTGCCTTCTTCGTAATATCCACCCGCGGCATAGGCCC from Gemmatimonadota bacterium encodes:
- a CDS encoding mandelate racemase/muconate lactonizing enzyme family protein, whose product is MKITDIKMTVVKQRLEKPFWNSIVTTRSKSRARLEVYTDEGLTGMTMCSGSVRTKLNTLKEKLIGEDPMRIAYLWEKLFMGGTRKPIAKGEYINAISAADNALWDLKGKALNQPVWKLLGGVQNKLWAYAAGGYYEEGKGIPELCEEMTTYVSQGFQAVKMKVGWPGVTLKEDAERVRAVRKAIGDDIALMIDANNAWDAHTAIRFGRMIEPYDPYWYEEPVRPDDLEGSALVAGALDYPVASGENEATRWGFRDLIERGGVRIVQADPNNCGGISEWMKIAALASAHHLQMAPHGQGALGCVLVAAVDNGLVVENYLRNFSTDMVGDLEFRDGHVIVDDTPGLGIEWNEDLIEKYGEKY